DNA sequence from the Geobacter sp. AOG2 genome:
AAGGCCGAGGCAGATGCCATCACCATCTTCGGCAAAACCTGGGACTTCCATGTCCGCGAGGCGCTGCGCATCTCCCTGGAGGAAAACCTGGAGTTGATCTACGATTCCTTGGAGTACCTGAAAAAGCACACATCGGAAGTCTTTTACGATGCGGAACATTTTTTCGACGGCTACAAGGCCAATCCCGAATATGCCATTAAAACCCTCAAGGCGGCTGAAGAAGCCAAAGCGGACTGCATCATCCTGTGCGATACCAATGGCGGGAGTATGCCGTTTGAGGTGGCCGAGATCATCAAGGCGGTCAAGAAACAGATCAAGACACCGCTCGGCATTCATGCCCATAACGATTCCGAGTGCGCCGTTGCCAACTCCCTGCACGCCGTGGAATTGGGGATTGTACAGGTCCAGGGGACCATCAACGGGTTTGGCGAGCGGTGCGGCAACGCCAATCTCTGCTCCATCATCCCCGCCCTCAAGGTGAAAATGGGCAAAGAGTGCATCAGCGACGAGCAGATGCGCCATTTGCGGGATGTTTCCCGGTATGTCTACGAACTGGCCAACATATCCCCCAACAAACACCAGGCCTATGTGGGTAATTCCGCCTTTGCCCACAAGGGGGGTGTGCATGTCAGCGCCATCCAGCGGCACCCGGAAACCTACGAGCACATGCGGCCTGAATTGGTTGGCAACTGTACCCGCGTCCTTGTTTCGGACCTCTCCGGTCGGTCGAACATCCTGGCCAAAGCCGAGGAGTTTAACATTAATCTTGACAGCAAAGATCCGGTCACGCTGGAAATTCTTGACAATATCAAGGAGATGGAAAATCGCGGGTATCAGTTCGAGGGAGCAGAAGCATCCTTTGAGTTGTTAATGAAGAAGGCGCTTGGGGCTCACCGCAAGTTTTTCAGCGTACTCGGATTCCGCGTTATTGACGAAAAACGGGGCGAAGACCAGAAGCCGCTTGCAGAGGCGACCATCATGGTTAGGGTGGGCGGCAAGGTCGAACATACCGCCGCGGAAGGAAACGGTCCGGTCAATGCCTTGGATAACGCTATTCGCAAGGCTCTGGAGAAGTTCTATCCGAAACTTAAAGAAGTTAAGCTTCTGGACTATAAAGTCCGGGTTCTGCCGGCGGGGCAGGGCACAGCCTCATCTACCCGCGTACTGATAGAGTCGGGCGACAAGCACACGCGCTGGGGAACCGTCGGCGTATCCGACAATATCATCGACGCTTCATACCAGGCGCTTATCGACAGCATTGACTACAAGCTTCACAAGACGGAAGAGCAAGAGTAACGTCTCCGTCGATACGGCGTGGAGGCAGGGCATGGTTCGTTATGACCGCGTAATCCTTCTATTTATCGCTGTAGCTGTTTCGATCCCAGCTGTTATGAAGACCCGCCAAAGTGCGCAGAGTGCCGCTTTGACGGGTCTTTCCGTCTCACAGTCTCCCGCGGGATTTGTGCGTATCGAGGGAGATGTGCTCCATCCCGGCATGTATCCATTGT
Encoded proteins:
- the cimA gene encoding citramalate synthase; its protein translation is MSLVKLYDTTLRDGTQAEDISLLVEDKVRIAHKLDELGVQYIEGGWPGSNPKDVAFFKDIKKEKLRQAKIAAFGSTRRAKVTPDKDNNIVTLIKAEADAITIFGKTWDFHVREALRISLEENLELIYDSLEYLKKHTSEVFYDAEHFFDGYKANPEYAIKTLKAAEEAKADCIILCDTNGGSMPFEVAEIIKAVKKQIKTPLGIHAHNDSECAVANSLHAVELGIVQVQGTINGFGERCGNANLCSIIPALKVKMGKECISDEQMRHLRDVSRYVYELANISPNKHQAYVGNSAFAHKGGVHVSAIQRHPETYEHMRPELVGNCTRVLVSDLSGRSNILAKAEEFNINLDSKDPVTLEILDNIKEMENRGYQFEGAEASFELLMKKALGAHRKFFSVLGFRVIDEKRGEDQKPLAEATIMVRVGGKVEHTAAEGNGPVNALDNAIRKALEKFYPKLKEVKLLDYKVRVLPAGQGTASSTRVLIESGDKHTRWGTVGVSDNIIDASYQALIDSIDYKLHKTEEQE